The following proteins come from a genomic window of Hymenobacter canadensis:
- a CDS encoding electron transfer flavoprotein subunit alpha/FixB family protein: protein MSVLVVVECDGGEVKKSSLEVASYGSQVAQMLGTTATAVAVGEATEANLAQLGEQGITKVLHDAEPRLKDFVNGAYTKLIAAAAQKEDAKIIVLANSNIGASVGSRLSIRLQASIATNVVELPKIDGGSFTVKRGAFSGKAFADVKLDGDRKIIAVKKNSIEALHEAGKTAQVEAFSAQLSDADFADAPKQVVMQDQAGGILLPEADLVVSGGRGMKGPENWNLIEELAKALGAATACSKPVSDVDWRPHHEHVGQTGITVSPNLYIACGISGAIQHLAGVNSSKVIVVINKDPEAPFFKAADYGIVGDVFDVLPKLTQAVKELN, encoded by the coding sequence ATGTCTGTACTAGTAGTTGTTGAATGTGACGGCGGCGAGGTAAAGAAATCCTCGCTGGAAGTGGCCTCCTACGGCAGCCAGGTAGCCCAGATGCTGGGTACCACCGCTACGGCCGTGGCCGTGGGCGAGGCCACCGAAGCCAACCTGGCCCAACTGGGTGAGCAGGGCATCACCAAGGTGCTGCACGACGCCGAGCCCCGCCTCAAGGATTTCGTGAACGGTGCCTACACCAAGCTGATTGCCGCTGCCGCCCAGAAGGAGGACGCCAAAATCATCGTGCTGGCCAACTCCAACATCGGTGCTTCGGTAGGCTCGCGCCTCTCGATCCGCTTGCAGGCCAGCATCGCCACCAACGTGGTAGAGCTGCCCAAAATCGACGGTGGCTCGTTCACGGTGAAGCGCGGTGCCTTCTCGGGCAAAGCCTTTGCTGATGTGAAGCTGGACGGCGACCGGAAAATCATTGCCGTTAAAAAGAACTCCATCGAAGCGCTGCACGAAGCCGGTAAAACCGCTCAGGTAGAGGCCTTCTCGGCCCAGCTGTCGGATGCTGACTTTGCCGATGCTCCCAAACAAGTGGTGATGCAGGACCAAGCCGGCGGCATTCTGCTGCCCGAGGCTGACCTCGTGGTATCGGGTGGCCGTGGCATGAAAGGCCCCGAAAACTGGAACCTCATCGAGGAGCTGGCGAAGGCCTTAGGCGCGGCTACGGCCTGTTCCAAGCCCGTATCGGACGTCGATTGGCGCCCTCACCACGAGCACGTGGGCCAGACCGGCATCACCGTGTCGCCGAACCTGTACATTGCCTGTGGTATTTCGGGTGCCATCCAGCACTTGGCCGGCGTGAACTCGAGCAAGGTTATCGTGGTCATCAACAAAGACCCCGAGGCTCCTTTCTTCAAGGCCGCCGACTACGGCATCGTAGGCGACGTGTTCGACGTGCTGCCCAAGCTCACGCAAGCGGTAAAAGAGCTGAACTAA
- a CDS encoding alpha/beta hydrolase, with protein MKTLRLLACLLLISALSARAATVDTVAIASAAMQRTYKAAVAVPASYAKNKKARYPVLYLLHGAYGHFADWSSKTPDKTLIHRLADQYNLIIVMPEGETFSFYLDSPVNKASQFETYITQDVISKIDQTYRTVARKEGRVISGLSMGGHGALYLSGRHPELFAAAGSMSGALDLSITNRKLNPQEAQQRQSLFNPILGPETPAPSPYSANSVVNMADKLYTNGLPLIIDCGVDDFLIEINREVHRRLVYNHTPHDYTERPGAHTWEYWQNALPYHVQFFQQVLEKGGVAVK; from the coding sequence ATGAAAACTCTTCGCCTCCTGGCGTGCCTGCTGCTGATAAGCGCCCTGAGCGCCCGCGCCGCCACTGTCGATACCGTGGCCATTGCCAGCGCCGCCATGCAGCGCACATACAAGGCGGCCGTAGCGGTGCCGGCCAGCTACGCCAAAAACAAGAAGGCCCGCTACCCGGTGCTCTATCTGCTGCACGGCGCCTACGGCCACTTCGCCGACTGGAGCAGCAAGACGCCCGACAAAACCCTCATCCACCGCCTCGCCGACCAGTACAACCTCATCATCGTCATGCCCGAGGGCGAAACGTTCAGCTTCTACCTTGACTCGCCGGTGAACAAGGCCAGCCAGTTTGAAACGTACATTACGCAGGATGTTATCAGCAAAATCGACCAGACCTACCGCACCGTGGCGCGCAAAGAAGGCCGGGTTATTTCGGGCCTGTCGATGGGCGGGCACGGGGCGCTGTACCTCTCGGGCCGGCACCCGGAGCTGTTCGCGGCGGCTGGCAGCATGAGCGGGGCGTTGGATCTGAGCATCACCAACCGCAAGCTGAACCCCCAGGAAGCCCAGCAGCGGCAGAGCCTGTTCAACCCCATTCTCGGCCCCGAAACGCCCGCGCCCAGCCCGTACAGCGCCAACTCAGTAGTGAACATGGCCGATAAGCTCTACACCAACGGTTTACCCCTCATCATCGACTGCGGCGTGGACGACTTCCTCATCGAAATCAACCGCGAAGTCCACCGTCGCCTGGTCTACAACCACACGCCCCACGACTACACCGAGCGACCCGGCGCCCATACCTGGGAATACTGGCAGAACGCGCTGCCCTACCACGTACAGTTCTTCCAGCAGGTGCTGGAAAAGGGCGGGGTAGCCGTGAAGTAG
- a CDS encoding bifunctional nuclease family protein translates to MKKIPLEILGLSSSQSQSGSFALILGEKTGNRRLPIIIGMFEAQSIAIQIEKINPNRPLTHDLFKSFAEQVHVAVLEVLISDLKEGVFYSKIVCSDGATTFELDSRPSDAIAIGLRFGVPIFTVESVLSEAGIILSDLDENAEDSDDDEDEDDEDDTNEGPAKPAPAPREPSGQVSLDELTKMLAQALEREDYEKAAKIRDELNKRDS, encoded by the coding sequence GTGAAAAAAATACCGCTCGAAATCCTGGGCCTCTCGTCCAGCCAGTCGCAGTCGGGTTCCTTTGCCCTCATCCTGGGCGAGAAGACCGGCAACCGACGCCTGCCGATTATCATTGGCATGTTTGAGGCGCAGAGCATTGCCATTCAGATAGAGAAAATTAATCCGAACCGGCCCCTCACGCACGACCTGTTCAAGTCGTTTGCCGAGCAGGTGCACGTGGCCGTGCTGGAAGTGCTGATTTCCGACCTCAAGGAAGGCGTTTTCTACTCCAAGATTGTGTGCTCCGATGGGGCTACCACCTTCGAGCTGGATTCGCGCCCGTCTGATGCTATTGCCATCGGTCTGCGTTTCGGAGTGCCCATCTTCACGGTGGAAAGCGTGCTCAGCGAAGCCGGCATCATCCTGTCTGACCTCGACGAAAATGCCGAAGATTCGGACGACGACGAGGATGAGGACGACGAGGACGACACCAACGAGGGCCCGGCCAAGCCGGCTCCCGCGCCCCGCGAGCCCAGCGGCCAGGTGTCGTTGGACGAGCTGACCAAGATGCTGGCCCAGGCCCTGGAGCGCGAAGACTACGAGAAAGCCGCCAAAATCCGCGACGAACTCAACAAGCGCGACAGCTAA
- a CDS encoding SDR family oxidoreductase produces MEKYVVVTGGTKGIGRAVVMRFLQAGLPVVTCARSAADLQALQTDVRQQLPQAVLHTLPADLSEAAECHRFTDFVLGLGGAVEVLVNNTGAFLPGRLQDEPADGSQLRQMLAVNLLSAYDVTLPLLPGLIARRQGHIFNICSTASIAAYANGGSYGIAKHALYGFTRNLREELKDQQIRVTAVLPGATLTASWEGVDLPAERFIRSEDVAEAIFGAYSLSPQAVIEELLIRPQLGDL; encoded by the coding sequence ATGGAAAAATATGTGGTAGTAACCGGCGGTACCAAAGGAATCGGCCGGGCCGTGGTCATGCGGTTTCTGCAGGCCGGCTTGCCGGTAGTTACGTGCGCCCGCTCCGCTGCGGATCTGCAGGCGCTGCAAACCGATGTGCGGCAGCAACTTCCGCAGGCCGTGCTGCACACGCTGCCAGCCGACCTGAGCGAGGCCGCCGAGTGTCACCGGTTCACCGATTTCGTGCTGGGCCTGGGTGGGGCGGTGGAGGTGCTGGTGAACAACACCGGCGCGTTTCTGCCCGGCCGCCTGCAGGATGAGCCCGCCGACGGCTCGCAGCTGCGCCAGATGCTGGCCGTGAACCTGCTCAGCGCCTATGACGTGACCCTGCCGCTGCTGCCGGGCCTGATTGCGCGCCGTCAGGGTCATATTTTCAACATCTGCTCCACGGCCAGCATTGCGGCCTACGCCAACGGCGGCTCCTATGGCATTGCCAAGCACGCGCTATACGGTTTCACCCGTAACCTGCGCGAGGAGCTGAAAGACCAGCAGATTCGGGTGACGGCCGTGCTGCCCGGCGCCACCCTCACGGCCAGTTGGGAAGGCGTGGACCTGCCGGCGGAGCGTTTCATCCGGTCGGAAGACGTGGCAGAAGCCATTTTCGGAGCCTACAGCCTCTCGCCGCAGGCCGTAATTGAGGAATTGCTGATCCGCCCGCAGCTGGGCGACTTGTAA
- a CDS encoding GIN domain-containing protein, with product MGLLASCGSDDCLKSAGPETTERRELPAFHDLTVADNVNVTLVQDTATYAEVRTGSHLQPDLKLEVQGTRLFISNESRCNWARSYDVAHDVVLHLPRLINMDHTGQGTVRTQGRFRADTAYYHLKGPGDYDLDLQSQYLWLDQYEIGDFRLRGTTDQLLLSGGGLGRFYATDMRARACYLNLTIYAGNDVYVNGSEEVLGTLAGPGTVYYSGNPTTADVRVTGKGKVVKLN from the coding sequence ATGGGGCTGTTAGCGTCGTGCGGCAGCGACGACTGCCTGAAAAGCGCCGGCCCGGAAACCACCGAGCGCCGCGAGTTGCCCGCCTTCCACGACCTCACCGTGGCCGACAACGTGAACGTGACGCTGGTGCAGGACACGGCCACCTACGCCGAAGTCCGCACCGGCTCCCACCTGCAGCCCGACCTTAAGCTGGAAGTGCAGGGTACGCGCCTGTTCATCAGCAACGAAAGCCGCTGCAACTGGGCCCGCAGCTACGATGTGGCCCACGACGTGGTGCTGCACCTGCCCCGCCTCATCAACATGGACCACACCGGCCAGGGTACCGTGCGCACCCAGGGCCGCTTCCGCGCCGACACGGCCTACTATCACCTGAAAGGCCCCGGCGACTACGACCTCGACCTGCAGAGCCAGTACCTCTGGCTCGACCAGTACGAAATAGGTGACTTCCGCCTGCGCGGCACCACCGACCAGCTACTGCTCTCCGGCGGCGGGCTGGGCCGCTTCTATGCCACCGATATGCGGGCCCGCGCCTGCTACCTCAACCTGACCATCTACGCTGGCAACGACGTCTACGTCAACGGCTCGGAGGAAGTGCTGGGCACGCTGGCCGGACCCGGCACGGTCTACTACTCCGGCAACCCCACCACCGCCGACGTCCGCGTGACGGGCAAAGGCAAGGTGGTAAAGCTGAATTAG
- a CDS encoding tetratricopeptide repeat protein — protein sequence METAPSRLQQLLAFYQDDPTDAFTIYALATEYRVTEPERAMTYYQKLLDEHPEYVGTYYHAGKMLQQLEKPEDAEKVYRKGLTVARKAGQMHAASEIQQALNQLLGLDYEDED from the coding sequence ATGGAAACTGCGCCGAGCCGCCTGCAACAACTCCTGGCCTTCTACCAGGATGATCCTACCGACGCGTTTACCATCTACGCACTGGCCACCGAATACCGCGTTACGGAGCCGGAACGGGCCATGACGTACTACCAGAAACTGCTCGACGAGCATCCGGAATACGTGGGTACGTACTACCACGCTGGCAAGATGCTGCAACAGCTGGAAAAGCCGGAAGACGCCGAAAAAGTTTACCGCAAAGGCCTGACCGTGGCCCGCAAAGCCGGCCAAATGCACGCCGCCAGTGAAATTCAGCAAGCCCTCAACCAACTGCTGGGCCTGGATTATGAGGATGAGGACTAA
- a CDS encoding transporter: MRTTTLLTAGGLLLAAPACTLAQTIDPGVGNTETPFIRNIRPDRPGQTVTTSMLRPGQVQVDLGTQGQLKPAIGAPRSFSQGLLRVGFFGLMELRVQQHYLPQGPTPLPATEGGSAVVSRPGGFAPLTVGAKMLASSNQDTRSQVSVLAELTLPGTGDASFADKVYEPAARLLVSQQLGERFGLEANLGFRQRGFRAADTSRGQYLGTVALNGPLGENFGFFAETYTTWQKTASWKPGLTGGLYWRPAPNLRLDVTAGGGPGTSTYAPAGPYVGGGLSVRLPH; this comes from the coding sequence ATGCGCACGACCACTCTGCTGACCGCTGGCGGGCTTTTGCTCGCGGCCCCCGCCTGCACCCTGGCCCAAACTATCGACCCTGGCGTCGGCAATACCGAAACGCCCTTCATCCGCAACATTCGCCCCGACCGCCCCGGCCAAACCGTAACGACCAGCATGCTCCGCCCCGGGCAGGTGCAGGTGGATTTGGGCACGCAGGGGCAGTTGAAACCGGCCATAGGGGCACCTCGCTCGTTTTCGCAGGGCTTGTTGCGCGTGGGTTTCTTCGGGCTGATGGAGCTGCGGGTGCAGCAGCACTACCTGCCGCAAGGGCCCACGCCGTTGCCGGCCACCGAGGGTGGCAGTGCGGTAGTTAGCCGGCCGGGTGGCTTCGCGCCCCTCACGGTAGGCGCCAAAATGCTGGCTTCCTCCAACCAGGATACCCGCTCGCAGGTGTCGGTGCTTGCCGAGCTGACGCTGCCCGGCACCGGAGATGCTTCTTTTGCCGACAAGGTGTACGAGCCGGCGGCCCGCCTGCTGGTGTCGCAGCAATTGGGGGAGCGGTTCGGGCTGGAAGCCAACCTGGGCTTCAGGCAGCGCGGCTTCAGGGCGGCCGACACCAGCCGGGGCCAGTACCTGGGCACGGTGGCACTCAACGGCCCGCTGGGGGAGAATTTTGGGTTTTTCGCCGAGACGTATACCACCTGGCAGAAAACCGCCAGCTGGAAACCCGGCCTCACCGGCGGCCTCTACTGGCGCCCCGCGCCCAACCTGCGCCTCGACGTGACGGCCGGCGGCGGCCCCGGCACCAGCACTTATGCCCCGGCCGGCCCCTACGTGGGCGGTGGTCTGAGCGTACGCCTGCCCCATTAG
- a CDS encoding YfiT family bacillithiol transferase, protein MPDSASSDLRYPIGRPVLPDAALDHGRRTAYIAHLATLPDQVRAAVAGLTPAQLDTPYRPEGWTVRQLIHHLPDSHLNAYTRCRLALTEDNPTIKPYDEAAWAELADVEATPPAVSLALLEALHIRWVRLLRNLTEAQWQRTFHHPDSGRNFTLDQALALYSWHSRHHLAHITELRRRENW, encoded by the coding sequence ATGCCTGATTCTGCTTCTTCCGACCTCCGCTACCCCATCGGCCGGCCCGTGCTGCCTGATGCGGCGCTGGACCACGGCCGCCGCACGGCCTACATTGCCCACCTAGCCACCCTGCCCGACCAAGTGCGAGCCGCCGTGGCCGGCCTCACGCCGGCCCAGCTCGACACGCCCTACCGCCCCGAGGGCTGGACCGTACGCCAGCTCATCCATCACCTGCCCGACTCGCACCTGAACGCCTACACCCGCTGCCGACTGGCCCTCACCGAGGACAATCCCACCATCAAGCCCTACGACGAAGCCGCCTGGGCCGAGCTGGCCGATGTGGAGGCTACGCCCCCGGCCGTGTCGTTGGCGTTGCTGGAGGCGCTGCATATCCGCTGGGTGCGGCTGCTGCGCAACCTTACTGAGGCCCAGTGGCAGCGCACCTTCCACCACCCCGATTCCGGCCGCAACTTCACGCTGGACCAGGCGTTGGCGCTGTATTCCTGGCACAGCCGGCACCATCTGGCCCATATCACGGAGCTGCGCCGCCGCGAGAATTGGTAG
- a CDS encoding DUF5996 family protein, with amino-acid sequence MPTPASATSWPTLPLAAWSDTLATLHMYTQVVGKIRMASTPLVNHFWNVPLYVTARGLTTSAMPYEGRSFQIDFDFLDHQLIIRCSDGAERQLALQPRSVAVFYHEVLRMLAELGITVHIWPVPVEIENPVPFAEDEQHASYDPEAAQRFWHALTLITPVLEQFRAEFIGKCSPVHFFWGSFDLAVTRFSGRLAPPRADADGITREAYSHEVISHGFWPGGNGQEAAFYAYTAPAPAGFAEAQVQPAAAYYSPELSEFLLPYEAVRTASDPAAALREFLDSTYTAGATLAGWDRAALERQA; translated from the coding sequence ATGCCTACTCCTGCCTCCGCCACTTCCTGGCCCACCCTTCCCCTAGCCGCCTGGTCCGATACGCTCGCCACGTTGCACATGTACACGCAGGTGGTGGGCAAAATCCGGATGGCCAGCACCCCACTCGTCAACCATTTCTGGAACGTGCCGCTCTACGTCACGGCCCGAGGCCTCACCACCTCGGCCATGCCCTACGAAGGCCGCAGCTTTCAGATTGACTTCGACTTCCTCGACCACCAGCTCATCATCCGGTGCAGCGACGGAGCCGAGCGGCAACTGGCCCTGCAGCCTCGCTCCGTGGCCGTGTTCTACCACGAAGTGCTGCGGATGCTGGCCGAGTTGGGCATTACGGTGCACATCTGGCCGGTGCCGGTGGAAATCGAAAACCCGGTTCCGTTTGCTGAGGACGAGCAGCACGCCAGCTACGACCCCGAGGCGGCCCAGCGCTTCTGGCACGCCCTCACCCTCATTACGCCGGTGCTGGAGCAGTTTCGGGCCGAGTTCATCGGCAAGTGCAGCCCGGTGCATTTCTTCTGGGGTTCGTTTGATCTGGCCGTGACGCGCTTTTCCGGCCGCCTGGCCCCGCCCCGCGCCGACGCCGACGGCATCACCCGCGAGGCGTACTCCCACGAGGTCATCAGCCACGGCTTCTGGCCCGGCGGCAACGGCCAGGAAGCCGCATTCTACGCCTATACCGCCCCGGCCCCGGCCGGTTTTGCCGAGGCCCAGGTGCAGCCAGCCGCCGCCTACTACAGCCCGGAGCTAAGCGAATTCCTGCTGCCCTACGAGGCTGTACGCACTGCCTCCGACCCCGCCGCCGCCCTCCGGGAATTCCTGGACAGCACCTACACCGCCGGGGCCACCCTGGCCGGCTGGGACCGGGCCGCGCTGGAACGGCAGGCCTGA
- a CDS encoding M20/M25/M40 family metallo-hydrolase — MRKFPLFVLFPLLLATSSSLYAQKKPVALPASAGVSAATVERVVKALAADDMQGRATGKPGGQKAAQFLATEFQRIGLGMLPGLTSYEQVFPAYESKVAALFVTLNNAPVPKEKALLISSQSHLNWTDTDEPATKVVVVGPDDKVQPYMRDIMRPRENLVVVLHPVHDEEFRRIAGYVSRSAPRLDKAGNPYSSLVIMQALPAAAKVTFKLAANTTTRTVEIRNIVGVLPGKDSARSKEQVVFSAHYDHIGLLPAVAGDSIANGADDDASGTAAVVALAEHFKKKNSNARTLVFVAFTAEEIGGFGSTYFSRQLDPDKVVAMFNIEMIGKPAKFGPNTAFITGFDKSDFGAMLQTNVKGTLFRFEPDPYPEQNLFYRSDNATLARLGVPAHSISTDQIPTDKLYHSVDDEVQSLDLPNMTAVITAVARGAAGIIAGQQTPTRIAPEAPKPAPSTGGSK, encoded by the coding sequence ATGCGAAAATTCCCCCTCTTCGTTCTGTTTCCGCTTCTGCTTGCAACATCCTCCTCGCTTTATGCTCAGAAAAAACCGGTAGCCCTTCCCGCCTCAGCCGGGGTATCGGCTGCCACGGTTGAACGGGTAGTGAAAGCCCTGGCCGCCGACGACATGCAGGGCCGGGCCACCGGCAAGCCCGGCGGGCAGAAAGCGGCCCAGTTTCTGGCCACTGAATTCCAGCGCATCGGCTTGGGAATGCTCCCCGGGCTGACGAGCTACGAGCAGGTATTTCCGGCCTATGAGTCGAAAGTGGCGGCCTTGTTTGTGACCCTCAATAATGCGCCGGTGCCCAAGGAAAAGGCGCTGCTTATTTCCTCGCAGTCTCACCTCAACTGGACTGATACCGACGAGCCCGCCACCAAAGTAGTGGTAGTGGGCCCCGACGACAAAGTGCAGCCCTACATGCGCGACATCATGCGGCCACGCGAAAACCTGGTGGTGGTACTGCACCCGGTGCACGACGAGGAGTTTCGCCGCATAGCCGGCTACGTCAGCCGGAGCGCGCCCCGCCTCGATAAAGCGGGCAATCCGTATTCCAGCCTGGTGATCATGCAGGCGCTGCCGGCGGCGGCCAAAGTCACGTTCAAGCTGGCAGCCAATACTACCACGCGCACGGTAGAAATCCGCAACATTGTGGGCGTGCTGCCCGGTAAGGATTCGGCGCGCAGCAAGGAGCAGGTGGTGTTTTCGGCGCACTACGACCACATCGGGCTGCTACCGGCCGTGGCCGGCGACTCCATTGCCAACGGGGCCGACGATGATGCCAGCGGCACGGCCGCCGTGGTGGCGCTGGCCGAGCATTTCAAGAAGAAGAACAGCAATGCCCGCACGCTGGTGTTCGTGGCCTTCACGGCCGAAGAAATCGGCGGCTTTGGCTCCACGTATTTCTCGCGGCAGCTGGATCCGGATAAGGTGGTGGCCATGTTCAACATTGAGATGATTGGCAAGCCAGCCAAGTTCGGCCCCAATACGGCCTTCATCACGGGCTTCGACAAATCGGACTTCGGGGCGATGCTGCAGACCAATGTCAAGGGCACCCTGTTTCGCTTCGAGCCCGACCCGTATCCCGAGCAGAACCTGTTCTACCGTTCCGACAATGCCACGCTGGCCCGGCTGGGCGTGCCCGCGCACAGCATCAGCACAGACCAGATTCCGACCGATAAGCTCTACCATTCCGTGGACGACGAGGTGCAGAGCCTGGATCTGCCGAACATGACGGCCGTGATAACGGCCGTGGCCCGCGGGGCCGCGGGCATCATTGCGGGCCAGCAAACGCCCACGCGTATTGCGCCGGAAGCACCGAAGCCGGCCCCGTCCACCGGAGGCAGTAAATAA
- a CDS encoding MlaE family ABC transporter permease: MVKTFGSFLLFIQSMLSRKERFAVLWQRTIDECILIGTDSVFIVSIVSAFIGAVTCVQIAYNLINPLIPKSTIGFMVREMTILELAPTITSIVLAGKVGSSIAGGLGTMRITEQVSALEVMGINSASYLVLPRIVASMLMFPLLVILAMMLSIMGGYLAGTLSGAMSAQEYIEGIRTDFVPYNILFALIKSVVFAFLVSAISSFKGYYTEGGALEVGAASTGAVTNSIIAILLADYALAAILL, encoded by the coding sequence ATGGTTAAGACCTTCGGCTCTTTCCTGCTGTTTATTCAGAGTATGCTCTCCCGCAAGGAGCGGTTTGCCGTGCTCTGGCAACGCACCATCGACGAGTGCATCCTCATCGGCACCGATTCGGTGTTCATCGTGTCCATCGTTTCGGCCTTCATCGGGGCCGTAACGTGCGTGCAGATTGCCTACAACCTCATCAACCCGCTCATTCCCAAGAGCACCATCGGGTTTATGGTGCGCGAAATGACCATTCTGGAGCTGGCCCCTACCATCACCAGCATCGTGCTGGCCGGCAAGGTGGGCAGCAGCATCGCCGGCGGCCTGGGCACCATGCGCATCACCGAGCAGGTGTCGGCGCTGGAGGTAATGGGCATCAACTCGGCCTCCTACCTAGTGCTGCCGCGCATCGTGGCCTCCATGCTGATGTTCCCGCTGCTCGTGATTCTGGCCATGATGCTTTCCATTATGGGCGGCTATCTGGCCGGCACGCTCTCCGGCGCCATGTCGGCCCAGGAGTACATTGAAGGTATCCGCACCGATTTTGTGCCCTACAACATTCTCTTCGCCCTGATCAAGTCAGTGGTGTTTGCCTTCCTGGTGTCCGCTATTTCGTCCTTCAAAGGCTACTACACCGAGGGCGGGGCCCTGGAGGTAGGCGCCGCCAGCACGGGCGCGGTTACCAACTCCATCATTGCCATTCTGCTGGCCGACTACGCACTGGCCGCTATCCTGTTGTAA
- a CDS encoding ABC transporter ATP-binding protein — MIEVHNIQKAFNGNPVLKGITCTFETGKCNLLLGGSGTGKSVLLQCIVGLMKPDLGSITFDGTVFTNNKVDIRQEIRRKIGMLFQGSALFDSMTVYENTEFPLKMLTPEMTKEERRDRVEFCLKRVGLENAGTKMPSEISGGMKKRVGIARAIAPNCTYLFCDEPNSGLDPATSIKIDELIHEITHEYGITTVVITHDMNSVVEIGDHIIFMHKGLKLWDGTKDEILNAKVPELREFIFSSSLVRAAKRVDEESEGGLEALANEPLSEV, encoded by the coding sequence ATGATTGAGGTTCACAATATCCAGAAGGCGTTCAACGGCAACCCGGTACTCAAAGGCATTACCTGCACCTTCGAAACCGGCAAGTGCAACCTGCTGCTGGGCGGCTCGGGTACCGGCAAAAGCGTGCTGCTGCAGTGCATTGTAGGGTTGATGAAGCCGGATCTGGGCAGCATCACCTTCGACGGCACCGTTTTTACCAACAATAAGGTGGACATTCGGCAGGAAATCCGACGTAAAATCGGGATGCTGTTCCAGGGCTCCGCGCTGTTCGACTCGATGACGGTGTATGAAAACACCGAGTTTCCGCTGAAGATGCTCACGCCGGAAATGACCAAAGAGGAACGCCGCGACCGGGTGGAATTCTGCCTGAAACGCGTGGGCCTGGAAAATGCCGGCACCAAAATGCCCTCCGAAATTTCCGGTGGCATGAAAAAGCGCGTCGGCATTGCCCGCGCCATTGCCCCCAACTGCACCTACCTCTTTTGCGACGAGCCCAACTCCGGCCTCGACCCCGCCACCAGCATCAAAATCGATGAGCTGATTCACGAAATCACCCACGAATACGGCATCACCACGGTCGTCATCACCCACGACATGAACTCGGTGGTGGAAATCGGCGACCATATCATCTTCATGCACAAAGGCCTCAAGCTCTGGGATGGCACCAAGGATGAAATCCTGAATGCCAAAGTACCCGAGTTGCGCGAGTTCATCTTCAGCAGCAGCCTCGTACGTGCCGCGAAGCGCGTGGACGAGGAATCGGAAGGCGGCCTGGAAGCGCTGGCCAACGAGCCACTTTCGGAAGTATAA
- a CDS encoding electron transfer flavoprotein subunit beta/FixA family protein, with the protein MKFLVCISNVPDTTTKIAFTPDNKEFNKAGVQFVINPWDEYALTRAIELKEAQGGGTVTVLNVGEADTEPNIRKALAIGADDAIRVNAHPKDAFFVAQQIASIAKDGGYDVILMGKESIDYNGFQVHGMVGELLGIPTVAPAMKLDLSGNTATLEREIEGGKEIVEVNTPFVASCQQPMCEPRIPNMRGIMTARTKPLKVVEATADAARTEVAAFALPPQKQGVKLIPAESAGDLIRLLRNEAKVI; encoded by the coding sequence ATGAAGTTTCTCGTTTGCATCAGCAACGTACCCGACACGACCACTAAAATCGCGTTTACTCCTGATAACAAGGAGTTTAACAAAGCTGGCGTGCAGTTCGTAATAAATCCCTGGGATGAGTATGCACTCACCCGCGCCATTGAATTGAAGGAGGCCCAGGGCGGCGGCACCGTTACGGTGCTCAACGTGGGCGAGGCCGACACCGAGCCCAACATCCGCAAGGCCCTGGCCATCGGCGCCGACGACGCCATCCGCGTAAACGCCCATCCGAAGGATGCCTTCTTCGTGGCCCAGCAAATCGCCAGCATCGCCAAAGACGGCGGCTACGACGTGATTCTGATGGGTAAGGAAAGCATCGACTACAACGGCTTCCAGGTGCACGGCATGGTGGGCGAGCTGCTCGGCATCCCGACAGTGGCCCCGGCCATGAAGCTGGACCTGAGCGGCAACACCGCCACGCTGGAGCGCGAAATCGAAGGCGGCAAGGAAATCGTGGAGGTTAACACGCCCTTCGTGGCCTCGTGCCAGCAGCCGATGTGCGAGCCCCGCATCCCGAACATGCGCGGCATCATGACGGCCCGCACCAAGCCCCTGAAAGTGGTGGAAGCCACCGCCGACGCGGCCCGCACCGAGGTAGCTGCCTTCGCGCTGCCCCCACAGAAGCAGGGCGTGAAGCTCATTCCGGCCGAAAGCGCCGGCGACCTGATTCGCCTGCTCCGCAACGAAGCCAAGGTCATCTAG